A segment of the Mercurialis annua linkage group LG4, ddMerAnnu1.2, whole genome shotgun sequence genome:
CACTTAAAAAgattagatttatatttgcaGATATTTTGAATCATGAGGATATTCATGATCTTGAGCTCAAATGTTAGAGGCATATACCATTCttcctaaaattaataaaaaataataactgattttatcatattattaatattatttaagaataaataaaaaatgtactAGATATATTTGCGAATTATATAATGGACATAATCaaagtaaattatatttttaagtgAACTGGTGGTTTATACAATTATTGTAAGTAAATATTGCGAAATTTCACACAATCAATGGCGTAGGCGACTGCTTTTTGATTTGGAGAATGTTTCAAATGACGAACATAACTTAATTTTTTGCTCAAAGCCAACATCAATTGTTTTATTATCAGCTTCCTATACCAATCTAAGTCTAcgatttcatttttaaataaagttttaaaacatATAGACTTTTGTATATGTAATTTGCAAGTATTTTCCTAAAAGATTAGGAATCGTTGATGTTTAAGTCTAAAATTTAAGAgtcaatttcatataaaatcaccacctttatacgttttttattttaatcacgttctttaaaaagtgtcaaataaaatcatcatcttttatttttttgcaaatctattaTAAATGTGAAAATTTAGTGTATTTTGACTTGACAACCAATATCAACAAAAAAAGAGTAAGAgaaagattttttttgtatattaatTAGAGCATTAATAAAATTAGGATATTTATTTGGGAGGAAAAAGACACCCGattttctcattttacaaaataaaagatggtgatttttttgacactttttaaagaacgtgattaaaatgaaaaaacgtgtaaaggtaGTAATTTTACATGGAATTAATCCAAAATTTAATGACTAaataaatcaaatgtttaacgagaatttcaattttaaatatctaaattatGTAACAGtaataattaaagttaattttcatttcttttattttaattctaggcaattaaaataaaacaaatccaaacacttgcATAAATTCAGATAAACTAGAcaataattgatttaaaaaaattagacaaagttaatttttttatttacatttaatttGTATGATcataaaactttaattttataattcaaaatttgTACACCAACAACTTTTTCTTATACGAAagatattgatattttattttaacctttgataaaaaaaattgatatttttattataactatatcaaaaataacatataattaaACCATCTCCATTGAATATGCTATATCTGTGCtatcttaataaaaatatagcatATGCAATGGAGATGGTCtaattatatgttatttttgatatagttataataaaaatatcaatttgaatgCTTCGAAGTTTTAGATTAGTAATTGTATATGTATGTAGAAATGAATTGAAGAGAAAAGAGTGGATGTCTGTTTGAATGCTTCTTCAATATAAGTTGTTGTGTAAAACAGAAATACAGAGTTCTATTGATTATTGCTTGAGGCGTGATGTCACttcctttaaaaaatatttcgcaGTATGTGCGATATCTCCCAGGATACAACAAGCTCTTCAATTATATAATTGGAAGCATGAAAAGcagtattaaatatttgatacgaATCAAGTATCTCCCCTATCATCAAAAAAAAGTATCTCCTTTAATCTAGCGAGCCatgatttaaagtttaaaatcaaacttaattATCGAGTAAATGAATGTAGACATAAAATTGGTTAAGTTAAACAAAACCGAAAATCTTAGTGGAGGAGCAGTAATCAAACGtggttaaatttaaataaaacgttttaattaaaCTGAAGGTAATAAAGTTTAGTCAAAGTTTGTTCCCGGATTTTTAGGCCTCAACCAAAAATAATTCTACACATGCTAAAATAGGGCCTTCTCACATAAggctataattattatttaataaataataaataataaataataataaaatcggGTAGCAAAAAGATTAGTCAAGCCTCGGACAAGTCCACTTGACTTTCATCCCTAACCCCAACCCACAAACCTACTCCGGAGAGGGAGGGCGCGAGCCCATTGCTTCCCTCTCAACACACTTATGAGCCTATATTACATAAACCCTTATAAACTCATTATTGAAACTCTACACTTCCTATGTGGGATTTATGTTATTTTGAAATAACATAAAAGGACAACTTAAAAATaggacaaaaataaaaacattttttcACAACATAAGTTACCAATTGAAAAGTAAgattttagaataaattaagcctttttcattcttttcatatcatattttatgattttatatcattttttttttcagttatcGGTCGCTTTTCTCCCTTTTATTATATTCTCGTAAAATTCTAATTTGTTCACTCTATATATGTATTATGCATTATATATGTTCAGTTGGGTGGCTTACCATTGGTGAATTGATGACCTAGTCAAGCAGCCCTTATTCCTGAAATTCTTATTATTGCCAAAATTACACtatcaaaaaaattagttcTTAATTGATTGTAGGTAAGCtctaaaatatcaatttgtccATGtctagttaattttatttaccttttagacaaataattatataattataattatttttcccATGTCACCCTCTTTTTTATCCCAATATAGAATATAGTTAAACTTAGATCATGAAGTCCACACTAGCTAAAAGCAAGTGGGATAATAAAGTTTTGGTGGTCTTAACGTGCAAATTAAAATTTGCTTAAAGAAATCCTAATTAAAATGCCTAGAATTTGTAAGTGCATGTTGCAAAAAAGATATTAATTAACTTCCCAAAGGAgaattaaaactaatattatCCAAAAACAAAGATGCTCACAAGCACATCAAGGCTCAAGTTGttgaatttatatttctttattctaacataatatttgcaaaattattataaaaatgttgaaaaagTAGCGGAGCTTTTGGAAAAGATATATAAAGTGGTGGATTGATTAAAATTAGTAATCTCATTAACccatttgaagaagaagaagaaaatttcTCGGTGGAATTGTTATCATTGTGATGTTGTCTAACAAATCTCTCATGTTTCTTGAGGATTTAACTCTGCCTAAGGTATGTTTACGAAATCTCATATTTTcttgcaattgaaaaaaaaaattacgaaagatAATACCGTATAAATCAACTGACACAAGATTATTTTAGTTCAATTAAAGATTTTAAGTTTGAGAAATAAGTCTGCAACATTATTAAAATTCGGTAGGTAAATTTTAATCGTTCATATATTTGGACCAACTAGATTTCAGATTTCCGGTGTTAGTGCTTGAAATTGAGTGACTAAACCAAAGAAATTGTATTGATGATTGCagtttcttttcatttttattgtatataaataaattgcTTCATAATCTTGTAATGTCATTCATAACCATGAATTATGGTTCTCATTTGATTGTGAGGATTGTATAATAAGCAGTTACGACGTTAAAAATGCATTTCTACCGACCCGACGTataatattgatttttattCTTCGTTTCTATAGTTTCAGGAAATAGTAGTGAACGGAAACTTAGGATGTGCTGGATGTACACAAAGAGTGTCTAATATTATTTCCAAGATTACTGGTTAGTTTGAAGTTTAATCTGTATCATACATTTATATACAATTGAAGTAGAATAATTTATTAGATGGAAAATGTTAGGTCTTGAGATgtaattaaatgtaaattttgcAGGACTAAGAGAATATACAGTGGATGTGAAGAAGAAACAAGTAATTGTGAAGGGGGAATTTACATATAAACACAATGGAGAAGAAAAGGATTTTTCCATTAGAGAATTGAGAAAAGAACATTGTTGTTATCATGTAAAATTGATATTTGGATCATTTCTAAGTTGTTTCTTTAAAGGTGCATGAATGAAGGGAAATTATCTTCTacatcttattttaaaaaaaattgtaaagtaaaaaaaagaacatttttgtaaaaatttcaaaaaagaagaCATTTTTGAAAAAAGCCCATGAATGAATGAATATGACTTTTGATAATGGTTTTTCTTCCAATTGGGCCTAATTCTTTTGGATTGCCAATGACATCCATCCCATTTGCTCAAATGATGTACTTAATTAAAGGCATAATATATAGTtaaccccctaaacttgtacccttttacctaTCTAACCTCTAAATTTAACGTGTATCCTATCGAACttttgaacttgttaaataattctttttaaccTCTGAAACGGAAATTGAGTCTCAAACGCGCTGACGTGGCAAAACACCTTTGACTGGGCTGCCAGCTCGTTTGCCACATCACGAAAAATATAACGCTTAATACATTGTTTGACCCTTGAATTTATACTAATTTACCTATTTGACCcctaaatattttgtttaacaCATCACACCTctaaacttatttaaattatcatttttaaccCATGAACTTgagagttttaaatttattttaatttacattttatttttaatatatatttagtttaattaataattaataataataaaatattgtgTTTCCATACTTTATATACTATTTGTTAAAATGATActgtttattttgtatatattatcaATTCTAATAAAACTCTagtaaaaaatagttaaaatttattaaataattatttttatttaatttaatatttatttttatttattttgtagtaGACAAGATGAAATTTGAATGATCAGGTGAGACttgttaaataaatattatataagaaaataataataaaaattaattaaaaataaaataaaaatgttaaaggGATCATAGCTATACATAAAGGGGTTTtagttatgtaaaataaaaatgttaaagggatcatattgattttttaaaattgaaggaaaaaaaatagtttaaaactaTATTCatgaagataatagtatttaAATAGTCATTAGTATTACTATTTacatatctaaaaaaaattaaaggaataaaatcaaaaactaatttaaattaatttagctatttattgtttaattttgttattcGTCTAAACGGATTATCACAATTTAAGACGGGATGAGTATTTAATAAGTGACTTCATATCcgtaaaaagaaattaaagaatGCTAAGATATAGAAAAgaaaaggccaaatgttgtaaaaagaccaaacctttcataaacgtttcacaaaagtccttaCCTTTcgattttgtcgattttggccaaaaactgattatttggtttcacaaaagtcctgacctttcaattttgtcgattttggccaaaaatgaattatttggtttcacaaaagtcttgatcttttaatatttgacgtgccacataggcgtcacataggcaaattgaaatcaaattgagaattgaccacaattgaaacaaaataatttgtctttggccaaaatcgacaaaattgaaaggtcaggaattttgtgaaacttttatgaaggtttggcctttttacgacatttggccaaaAGAAAAACATATTGTAAAAACAGAAGCTTAAGGCAGGATCATTTCATCATGTATTACTATAGCAATCATACCCCATGCATGATAAAGTAATAAAATCACAAGATAAAAAACTTAAAACTTAAAACAAACTACCAAGTTTTACTACTATAGCTAGTAGTACTTTAAGAAGCAGTTAAAAAAAGGTAACCAGGTAGTGATCAAGCAGCAGGAATTACGATTCTCAGCACACCATTCTTCAAGGTGTGCGTAATCTTCCCCTCAAGGTCAGTCCTCTGCGGCGACAACGAGAAGCTGCCTGAGTACTGCCGGCCACCGCAGTCATGCTCCCCTTTCTTAGCTTTGCCGGAGAATCTGACGGTCCCTCCTTCCACGACCACCTCGGCCTTCTTCTTGCCAACTCCAGGCATATCAATGCGCACAAAAAGCCCACCGTCCTCGGTCCTTTTCCACTCGAACGCATCTCCGGAGCCCTTCGTCACTTGTGGATGCTGCTCTAAGGAGTGCCCGCTGGATCCCACTGTAACATACAAAATACAATCATAAACTCAAGCTAGCGaattaaaatccaattttaatAATTGTGAAAGAAATTACACTGTACTGTTGATATCTTCCCCTCCATTGTCATCTTCACAAAAGCTCGTCCGACTGAAAACAAACACACAAAAGATCGAATCAAGCTTAATAAATTATCTATACTTCATTTAGATTTAGAATATGTATACTTACATGGAGACAGCCTCGCCAATGCAGCCGCATTacctaaaacaaaacaaaattaaaaacaagGTCATGAACCATATGATATAAATCAAGAAAGCAGacaataaaaaaaggaaaaataatgATACCTTCACCCATTCCGCCGTCGAAGTCGCTAGCGTCGGTTTTCTGAAGAACCACCCGGAGAACTCCAAGTTTGACATCAGCAGTAACACCGGAGATGTGACAGCAGTCACACTGGAGAGGCATCGTCTTCCAGACATAGGTACGGCCTTCCTCTTCGTATGGAGATTCTTTCGGCGCTTCACCTTCGAAGGTAACAGATTTCTTGTCTTCATCAATGGAGAATTTCAAGTTCGCCTTGTTAACGCCAGGAAAATCCATCCTTGTGAACATACCACCGTCATTATCCAATATTTTAAACTCTGAAAATCCTTTTGGTCCCTTCTTCAAGAACTGGTTGTTCGTTGCAAAGTACCCACCTGCAACAACGAGATAATAAACAAGAAATgagaaaatatacatatattttttcaaGAAAATGAGAGTCTTTTCATGATTAGGTTAAGATTATGACCTGAAGAATGAGGAATCTGAATGCTGAGAGGTTGGCGAGGAGCTTCTTGGGTAGCCATGGTGGAGGAAGATACAGAGATTAGAGTGGCTAAAAGGTGGtagctttgtaatgtttgattTGAAGTTTTAGCTGGCTAGGGTTTTAGAGGGGTTCTTCGTACAGGCTACTGGCTACCTGCTGAAAAGGTAATACACAAGTGGATAAGGATTACTGATGGATAGGGATGTTTTTTATGGTTTAGcattaataaactaatttagattaattatgttagttctttaatttttatagtaatttttaagatttaatttaaattattttgatgtaattgaaaattatctTTGGTTTTTTAGCATGCTCacaataatttttatgtttgaagtatttttgaatataaaaatttaagcacattaacaaattgaaaaaaattaagacagttaatttaattattccaAATGCATTGTCTGATTTAGGTCAAcgtatgaaaataaaaaagcaaattatcaattaaaacttCTCAATTACATGCAAGCTTTAAAAAATTACAGTTACTTACTACCCAAGAAACTTTCTATGGGCAGCagacaaataattttttcgtaaagaaaaactgaataaactttcaaaattctaatatagaaataaaattgTTAGTCTTCAAACAGagaattgtatttttattggtggataattttaatttgtttttttatatattcagCAGTAAATTACAGCCAATCACGTGGCACATACGGAAATCATGAGCCTGAAACTTGTCAAAATGGTGAAAGACAGTCTTGCAGTAAGCAGCGTTTCATTGTGATAAGACGCACACACAAAATGGCAACTAACCGTACTTCAGTCCGCCAATTTGAAAATTACTAACCAAAACTtcgattataatttattttagaatctttttatcctttttttagaaataaaatctTTTATCAGTTTTCTAATTTTGCtctttaaaattacaattaaatttataccgtagcatattttatttttgcttaTTTTCCTAAAAGGAAAGCCTAAATTAATCATGtcaataaatttttgtattcttTTAATGACTAAActttagtatattttaatttggtgataaaattttaatttaacaagCATGATGTGTaatcatcaaaataaaataaattttatcataagaaattatttttattaaaataaaatttaaatttaaatattaaaataatttactaacaagcaataactcaaatagtataatCGATGAACAGTAATTTGTTAATATTaagggttaatttttttttttacaagctCTCCTCTTATGAATTCATGTTTGCTTAAATTAACCCAATAATTAAGGAGATGATATATAGATAATAATAATCTATCAAAAAAGCAGGCAGCAAAAATTTGTAATTAATCATGACAACGTAACATCCATTCCATGCAATGCATGatcgaaaacaaatccaaaagcaGGACCaaacaatttttcaatttttcatgtTAAGTgaaaatataaacattttaaaatatagataGTTAGTACTAATAAGAGCATATGTACAATGTGGGCTTTTTAAATCcaaaactttttttataaagactataattataaaaatagattGTGCAATGTGGTATTGCCACGCCAACAAAATTGGATTGATACTAAAAAAATTGGACAAAATTACAatgaaaaacataaaattaaaataacatttttaaaattggtgCTTATGTAGCTAGAGACCATACAGGAAAACCCATTGCTCCTGCAGCTCGGAGATACAATTATGCTTGCTCGCCGGCGGTGGTTGAGGCTTTGGCCTTGGGAGAAGCTATTCAGTTAACAGGACATATGAGGCTTTTACAAGTTATTTTTGAGGGGGATGTCAAAGGCATTATTGAAGTCATGAGCAGCGGAGCAAAAACAGATGTGGCGTGTGATGTTATTTTGCATGATTGTCGTATTTTATGTCAATCATTTATGTTAGTTTCCTTTAGTTTTATTTGCGGTAGTAATTGGACGGCTCACTCTATAGCCGAGAAATCCCTTAGAGATGATTCGTTCCGTTGTCACGATCTAGCACAATTGATATGGTTAAAATCGAGATCTTGTAGTCGTTTCTTTTCTTAATGGAAATTACATCtttcgataaaaaaaacaattgcaaaaatatttatatgtttaattctattaaa
Coding sequences within it:
- the LOC126678597 gene encoding uncharacterized protein LOC126678597, which produces MKSTLAKSKRRRKFLGGIVIIVMLSNKSLMFLEDLTLPKFQEIVVNGNLGCAGCTQRVSNIISKITGLREYTVDVKKKQVIVKGEFTYKHNGEEKDFSIRELRKEHCCYHVKLIFGSFLSCFFKGA
- the LOC126678005 gene encoding putative 57 kDa heat shock protein; this encodes MATQEAPRQPLSIQIPHSSGGYFATNNQFLKKGPKGFSEFKILDNDGGMFTRMDFPGVNKANLKFSIDEDKKSVTFEGEAPKESPYEEEGRTYVWKTMPLQCDCCHISGVTADVKLGVLRVVLQKTDASDFDGGMGEGNAAALARLSPFGRAFVKMTMEGKISTVQLGSSGHSLEQHPQVTKGSGDAFEWKRTEDGGLFVRIDMPGVGKKKAEVVVEGGTVRFSGKAKKGEHDCGGRQYSGSFSLSPQRTDLEGKITHTLKNGVLRIVIPAA